From Rutidosis leptorrhynchoides isolate AG116_Rl617_1_P2 chromosome 3, CSIRO_AGI_Rlap_v1, whole genome shotgun sequence, a single genomic window includes:
- the LOC139896421 gene encoding sm-like protein LSM6A isoform X1, translating to MSGSAESVATREKSSSTTTKTPSDFLKSIRGRPVVVKLNSGVDYRGILACLDGYMNIAMEQTEEYVNGQLKNKYGDAFIRGNNVLYISTSNSTLAEGA from the exons ATGAGTGGATCAGCAGAAAGCGTAGCAACAAGAGAAAAAAGTTCATCAACAACAACCAAAACCCCTTCTGATTTCCTCAAATCAATTCGCGGTAGACCTGTCGTTGTCAAATTGAATTCCGGTGTCGATTATCGAG GTATCTTGGCTTGTTTGGATGGATACATGAACATAGCAATGGAGCAGACCGAAGAATATGTGAATGGACAACTGAAAAACAAATACGGTGATGCTTTTATTCGAGGAAATAATG TGCTTTACATCAGTACGTCCAATAGTACTCTTGCAGAAGGTGCCTAG
- the LOC139896421 gene encoding sm-like protein LSM6A isoform X2, with amino-acid sequence MSGSAESVATREKSSSTTTKTPSDFLKSIRGRPVVVKLNSGILACLDGYMNIAMEQTEEYVNGQLKNKYGDAFIRGNNVLYISTSNSTLAEGA; translated from the exons ATGAGTGGATCAGCAGAAAGCGTAGCAACAAGAGAAAAAAGTTCATCAACAACAACCAAAACCCCTTCTGATTTCCTCAAATCAATTCGCGGTAGACCTGTCGTTGTCAAATTGAATTCCG GTATCTTGGCTTGTTTGGATGGATACATGAACATAGCAATGGAGCAGACCGAAGAATATGTGAATGGACAACTGAAAAACAAATACGGTGATGCTTTTATTCGAGGAAATAATG TGCTTTACATCAGTACGTCCAATAGTACTCTTGCAGAAGGTGCCTAG
- the LOC139896420 gene encoding caffeoyl-CoA O-methyltransferase translates to MASTGETQPAKHQEVGHKSLLQSDALYQYILETSVYPREPESMKELREVTAKHPWNLMTTSADEGQFLNLLLKLINAKNTMEIGVYTGYSLLSTALALPDDGKILALDINRENYEIGLPIIEKAGVAHKIDFREGPALPLLDQMIDDVKFHGSFDFIFVDADKDNYLNYHKRLIDLVKIGGVIGYDNTLWNGSLVAPADAPLRKYVRYYRDFVLELNKALAVDPRVEICQLPVGDGITLCRRIS, encoded by the exons ATGGCATCCACCGGAGAAACTCAACCAGCAAAACATCAAGAAGTTGGCCACAAGAGTCTCCTTCAAAGTGATGCACTTTACCAATACATTCTTGAAACTAGTGTTTACCCACGTGAGCCCGAATCCATGAAAGAGCTACGTGAGGTCACTGCCAAACACCCATG GAATCTCATGACAACGTCTGCGGATGAAGGACAATTTTTGAACCTTCTTTTAAAGCTAATAAACGCTAAGAACACAATGGAGATTGGTGTTTACACGGGTTATTCCCTTCTTTCAACCGCTCTTGCTCTCCCTGATGATGGAAAGATATTGGCGTTGGACATAAACCGTGAAAATTACGAAATTGGCCTTCCAATTATCGAAAAAGCTGGTGTTGCTCACAAGATTGACTTTAGAGAAGGCCCTGCTCTGCCCCTTCTTGATCAAATGATTGACGAT GTCAAATTTCATGGGTCGTTTGATTTTATATTTGTTGATGCTGATAAAGACAACTATCTTAACTACCACAAGAGATTAATTGATTTGGTTAAAATCGGGGGAGTAATCGGCTACGATAACACCCTTTGGAACGGGTCTTTGGTGGCGCCAGCAGACGCACCATTGAGGAAGTACGTAAGGTATTATCGAGATTTCGTGTTAGAGCTTAACAAAGCTTTGGCTGTTGACCCAAGAGTCGAGATCTGTCAGCTTCCAGTGGGCGATGGCATCACTTTATGTCGTCGTATAAGTTAA